From Pirellulales bacterium, a single genomic window includes:
- a CDS encoding PD40 domain-containing protein, with protein sequence MNGYNYFNEKIEREGKTFYRFSFGDSIQEWNLNSGVLLRTLQHSPPRNIHELQSSPDGKQLLTDDAVPGTYYKNNYPLAMTLWNAAAETYRTLPHGIQNYSVFSPDSKYLAAAFTPDQQVGNCKAIKIFDCVSLKETATVTIPPGYFLANPEMFLCDNSILVGCLHYYPTKGDHLHFTSSIKFWDTTSGRELTSIPAPAEDIWLTTVFSPDKKMIAAICSNGAENNGQTMIIDAGTHLARIVDYGEGTYAPCVAFHPSGKWLAVGTTHYNELLEEKPVEQRLQPRIQIVDVNKAEIAETIISPQAIMSSLAFSPDGKTLATSGDGEVLLWDFDASPGQAGSN encoded by the coding sequence ACTCCGGGGTCTTGCTACGGACGTTGCAGCATTCCCCTCCGAGAAACATCCACGAGCTGCAATCCTCACCCGACGGCAAACAACTTTTGACGGACGATGCGGTGCCCGGCACCTACTACAAAAATAATTATCCACTTGCCATGACGCTGTGGAACGCCGCCGCCGAGACGTATCGCACGCTTCCGCATGGAATCCAAAATTATTCCGTATTTTCACCGGACAGCAAATATCTAGCCGCCGCGTTCACCCCAGACCAGCAAGTGGGGAATTGCAAAGCGATCAAAATCTTCGATTGCGTTTCTCTCAAGGAAACCGCGACCGTAACCATTCCCCCAGGATACTTCCTTGCCAATCCAGAAATGTTCCTCTGCGACAATTCGATTCTCGTCGGCTGCCTGCACTATTATCCAACGAAAGGTGACCATCTCCACTTCACTTCGTCGATTAAGTTCTGGGACACGACAAGCGGCCGCGAACTCACGTCCATTCCTGCTCCAGCGGAAGATATCTGGCTAACAACAGTGTTTTCGCCAGATAAAAAGATGATCGCCGCAATCTGCTCCAATGGCGCAGAGAATAACGGCCAGACGATGATCATCGACGCGGGGACACATCTTGCCCGCATCGTCGATTATGGCGAAGGAACCTACGCCCCCTGCGTCGCCTTTCATCCCAGCGGGAAGTGGCTCGCCGTCGGCACGACTCATTACAACGAATTGCTCGAAGAAAAGCCCGTCGAGCAGCGCCTCCAGCCGCGAATCCAGATCGTTGATGTGAACAAAGCCGAAATCGCTGAAACCATCATCAGCCCGCAAGCCATCATGTCGTCGCTCGCCTTCAGCCCCGACGGTAAGACACTCGCCACCAGCGGCGACGGCGAAGTGCTGCTATGGGATTTCGATGCATCGCCGGGGCAGGCCGGCTCAAACTAG